A window of bacterium contains these coding sequences:
- the lon gene encoding endopeptidase La, with product MTTKRELREKHEEIARILPVLPLRDMAIFPQTVAPVLVNREQSRRAVEASQKTNGQMLLLLEPETVTEKTLPAEYPLIGVVGRVLQILALPNGMMKLLVEGLFRAEVEEHSEVENVWQAAYHPLLPLESNVVQTEAARRHAIDMFRQYAAAQRTLPEELVTAADSFPDPFQVADFLASHIQCPAFKKQPVVDARTPLNALISVAALLTSETEMVNLEKHIEGQVRERINKSQRQYFLQEQLRQIKKELGENEDTDDFGDVIQYRKQIKKAKMPKEVKQKADEELERLKQMPMMSPEATVVRSYVDWLISLPWSIRTTDRTDIAEAERILNEDHYGLQKPKERILEYLSVIHLAKSVRGPILCFIGPPGVGKTSLGRSIARAMDRKFVRVSLGGIRDEAEIRGHRRTYVGSLPGRIIQGLKKAGSKNPVFLLDEIDKMAVDFRGDPASALLEALDPEQNKTFSDHYLEVDFDLSEILFITTANSRGAIPEPLLDRMELIPLLGYLPPEKLQIAKTFLIPRQRTEHGLDEQRLQIADNAVERIIEEYTREAGVRELERSIGTLCRKTARKIAEGKADAMHVSARNLPAMLGVPKFVDPPLDGKDRVGVAIGLAWTQVGGDVLKVQVVITPGKGKLSLTGQLGEVMKESGIAAWWLLKSRYKELGLAWEPFEKNDLHVHVPEGAVPKDGPSAGITLATALYSALSGRKVRGDMAMTGEVTLQGEVLPIGGLPEKLMAAKRANITHILIPEGNVKDLKEVPKQVLKGLHITPVKTIDQVWKLALRKSGFGVRGSGKPVGADAPVRPNTDPLGRQETANPTMQPGTGNTVLNHPNPPTTQPTPPNREPKYTSIVPTMEHPVTGLDLNDIEIGEC from the coding sequence ATGACGACGAAACGCGAATTGCGTGAGAAACACGAGGAAATCGCCCGGATTCTGCCGGTGCTCCCCTTGCGTGATATGGCGATTTTTCCGCAGACGGTAGCGCCCGTATTGGTGAACCGCGAGCAATCCCGCCGCGCAGTGGAAGCATCGCAGAAGACCAATGGTCAGATGCTGCTGTTACTCGAACCGGAAACCGTAACCGAGAAAACGCTGCCGGCCGAGTATCCGCTCATCGGAGTCGTTGGTCGCGTATTGCAAATTCTCGCGTTACCGAATGGGATGATGAAACTACTCGTCGAAGGGTTGTTTCGCGCCGAAGTGGAAGAACATTCCGAAGTAGAGAATGTTTGGCAAGCCGCCTATCATCCATTGCTCCCGCTCGAGAGCAATGTCGTACAGACCGAAGCGGCGCGCCGTCATGCAATCGACATGTTCCGTCAATACGCTGCCGCACAGCGCACCCTGCCTGAAGAATTGGTCACCGCCGCCGATTCGTTTCCTGATCCATTTCAAGTCGCCGATTTTCTCGCGTCGCATATTCAATGCCCCGCCTTCAAGAAACAGCCGGTCGTCGACGCCCGCACGCCACTTAACGCTTTGATTTCGGTTGCCGCTCTACTCACTTCCGAGACCGAGATGGTGAATCTCGAAAAGCATATCGAGGGGCAAGTCCGCGAGCGGATTAACAAATCGCAACGGCAATATTTCCTGCAGGAGCAACTCCGCCAGATCAAAAAAGAGTTGGGCGAGAACGAAGACACCGACGATTTTGGCGACGTTATTCAATACCGCAAGCAGATAAAAAAAGCGAAGATGCCGAAAGAGGTGAAGCAGAAGGCGGACGAAGAACTCGAACGGCTCAAGCAGATGCCGATGATGTCGCCGGAAGCGACTGTTGTCCGTAGTTACGTCGATTGGCTCATCTCGCTCCCATGGTCGATTCGCACGACCGATCGAACCGACATCGCGGAAGCGGAACGCATTTTGAACGAAGATCATTACGGTCTGCAAAAACCGAAAGAGCGGATTCTGGAATATCTCTCGGTCATTCATTTAGCAAAGTCGGTGCGTGGCCCGATTCTTTGTTTTATTGGTCCCCCCGGCGTTGGTAAGACGTCGCTCGGACGTTCGATTGCGCGGGCGATGGATCGCAAATTTGTAAGAGTATCGTTGGGCGGGATTCGGGACGAGGCGGAAATTCGCGGACACCGCCGCACCTATGTCGGTTCGCTGCCGGGTCGGATTATTCAGGGATTGAAAAAAGCCGGGTCGAAAAATCCTGTGTTCCTACTCGATGAAATCGATAAAATGGCGGTGGATTTTCGCGGCGATCCTGCCAGCGCTCTGCTCGAAGCGCTCGATCCCGAACAGAACAAAACTTTTTCCGACCACTACCTCGAAGTCGATTTCGATTTATCGGAAATTCTCTTTATCACGACGGCAAATTCGCGCGGCGCGATTCCGGAACCGTTACTCGACCGGATGGAATTGATTCCATTGCTCGGATATCTCCCGCCGGAAAAATTGCAGATTGCGAAAACGTTTTTAATTCCCCGGCAACGCACCGAACACGGGCTTGATGAACAGCGTTTGCAGATTGCCGATAACGCCGTCGAGCGGATTATCGAGGAGTATACCCGGGAAGCGGGCGTCCGCGAATTGGAACGGAGTATCGGGACGCTTTGCCGGAAAACCGCTCGGAAGATTGCCGAAGGGAAAGCGGACGCGATGCATGTCAGTGCGCGCAATCTCCCGGCGATGTTAGGCGTACCGAAATTCGTCGATCCGCCGCTCGATGGGAAAGACCGCGTCGGCGTCGCGATTGGACTCGCGTGGACGCAGGTCGGTGGCGACGTATTGAAAGTGCAGGTTGTGATAACCCCCGGGAAAGGAAAACTCTCGTTGACCGGGCAGCTCGGCGAAGTGATGAAGGAATCGGGGATTGCGGCATGGTGGCTGCTCAAATCCCGGTACAAGGAATTGGGGCTTGCATGGGAACCGTTTGAGAAGAACGATTTACATGTCCACGTACCGGAAGGGGCGGTGCCAAAGGATGGGCCGAGTGCGGGGATTACCCTTGCGACGGCGCTCTATTCGGCGCTCTCCGGCCGGAAAGTGCGCGGCGATATGGCGATGACCGGGGAAGTGACGCTGCAAGGGGAAGTGCTCCCGATTGGCGGCTTGCCGGAAAAATTGATGGCGGCGAAGCGGGCGAATATTACCCATATCCTGATCCCGGAAGGGAATGTGAAGGATTTGAAGGAAGTCCCGAAACAAGTCTTGAAAGGGCTTCACATCACACCGGTGAAAACCATCGATCAAGTATGGAAACTTGCGCTTCGGAAATCGGGATTCGGGGTTCGGGGTTCGGGAAAACCAGTAGGGGCGGACGCCCCTGTCCGCCCAAACACAGACCCTCTGGGTCGCCAGGAAACGGCAAATCCGACGATGCAACCCGGAACGGGAAACACGGTACTCAATCATCCGAATCCCCCGACGACGCAACCGACCCCACCGAACCGGGAACCGAAATACACGTCGATTGTTCCGACGATGGAACATCCGGTCACTGGCCTCGACTTGAATGATATTGAGATTGGGGAGTGTTAG
- a CDS encoding toll/interleukin-1 receptor domain-containing protein produces MSEKLKVFISHIHEEKTFALELQKVLEDDFVGQISAFVSSSIKSVQLGKRWREEIRNALNECKVLYVICSPHSVYRPWINIELGFAWCMDNIDIVPVCIGMDVKDLPDVFSEFQGIAFNDEFVDQFTDDLVSKLQLPKKPRLDTKKIIDELRVSVLSFQYENGSKVIVKNQENDPEIDEQELSLLRLLSTYPDNAESLPSIEEIYYRFENVSQQSIKLSIDRLCWDLKLIKHESFSYKISRIDSKYRWYYTLSHDGRKYLKKRGLL; encoded by the coding sequence ATGAGCGAAAAATTAAAGGTTTTTATAAGTCATATTCATGAAGAAAAAACTTTTGCGTTAGAATTGCAAAAGGTTCTCGAAGATGATTTTGTTGGTCAAATCTCTGCTTTTGTGAGTAGTAGCATAAAAAGTGTTCAGTTGGGAAAAAGATGGAGAGAAGAGATAAGGAATGCACTGAATGAATGCAAAGTACTTTACGTGATATGTAGTCCTCATTCAGTATACCGTCCATGGATAAACATCGAACTTGGTTTTGCTTGGTGTATGGATAACATAGACATAGTGCCTGTGTGTATAGGAATGGATGTAAAAGATTTACCTGACGTTTTTTCCGAATTTCAAGGAATTGCGTTTAACGATGAATTTGTTGATCAGTTTACGGACGACTTGGTTTCAAAGCTTCAATTGCCAAAAAAACCACGTCTTGATACAAAAAAGATAATTGACGAATTAAGGGTATCAGTCTTGAGTTTTCAATATGAAAACGGAAGTAAAGTTATAGTAAAAAATCAAGAAAATGATCCAGAAATTGATGAGCAAGAGCTGAGTTTGTTACGACTTTTATCAACTTATCCAGATAATGCAGAATCCTTGCCATCTATAGAGGAAATATATTATAGGTTTGAAAACGTTTCGCAGCAGTCAATAAAGCTATCTATTGACCGATTATGTTGGGATCTCAAGCTTATTAAGCATGAGAGCTTTAGTTACAAGATAAGCAGAATTGACAGTAAGTATAGGTGGTACTATACATTGAGTCATGATGGAAGAAAGTATTTAAAAAAAAGAGGGCTGTTGTAG
- a CDS encoding nucleotidyltransferase domain-containing protein, translated as MEKVVFKYPEVSPALLGQITDVIVKETKPQFLVLFGSHARGEANRQSDLDFLVVLDSQFDVTKRFEIMNRLDHLLTPFRIPCDIIVRTRDEFDYWKTSLNNVVGRASREGKVLYERP; from the coding sequence TTGGAGAAAGTAGTATTCAAGTATCCGGAAGTATCCCCGGCGCTGCTTGGACAAATCACCGACGTAATCGTCAAGGAGACGAAACCGCAATTTTTGGTATTGTTTGGTTCTCACGCCCGTGGCGAGGCAAACCGCCAATCCGATCTCGATTTTCTTGTTGTGCTTGATTCTCAATTCGACGTAACAAAACGATTTGAAATAATGAACCGGTTGGACCATTTGCTAACACCGTTTCGGATCCCATGCGACATTATTGTTCGAACACGTGACGAATTCGATTATTGGAAAACTTCATTAAACAATGTGGTCGGAAGAGCTTCTCGCGAAGGGAAGGTGTTGTATGAACGACCATGA